The following coding sequences lie in one Myxococcus xanthus genomic window:
- a CDS encoding GNAT family N-acetyltransferase, protein MTMKQVDAGVEVAPAPILDVAGLPNDLMAAVKFGLPTDEDMTAVADLRAGSEPWKSRGETQEDSLKALTQLKPFIHVAKLQSQLVGYVTVERDGPVPGAAYLRNIVVKPELRRKGLGNILLEQALKAARDMYRKTIALRVDPSNSPAVSFYRKEGFTTVATVVSKKSGKLRLLMSREL, encoded by the coding sequence ATGACGATGAAGCAGGTGGACGCAGGCGTGGAGGTGGCCCCAGCACCGATACTGGATGTGGCTGGCCTCCCCAACGACCTGATGGCGGCGGTGAAGTTCGGCCTGCCCACCGACGAAGACATGACGGCGGTGGCGGACCTGCGCGCCGGCTCTGAGCCCTGGAAGAGCCGGGGTGAGACGCAGGAGGACAGCCTCAAGGCCCTGACGCAGCTCAAGCCCTTCATCCATGTGGCGAAGCTGCAAAGCCAGCTTGTCGGCTATGTCACGGTGGAGCGGGACGGCCCGGTTCCGGGCGCGGCATACCTGCGCAACATCGTGGTGAAGCCCGAGCTGCGCCGCAAGGGCCTGGGCAACATCCTGCTGGAGCAGGCGCTGAAGGCGGCCCGGGACATGTACCGGAAGACCATCGCCCTGCGGGTGGATCCGTCCAACTCGCCCGCGGTGAGCTTCTACCGGAAGGAAGGCTTCACCACGGTGGCCACGGTGGTCTCCAAGAAGTCCGGGAAGCTTCGCCTCCTGATGTCCCGCGAGCTCTAG
- a CDS encoding type IV pilus twitching motility protein PilT, whose translation MKSLAELLRHLSRPGVTELTLATGRPPMIRGANGYEPVDPTNATAEDITRALQAMVGVARASTVTETPVQWSVNATGLGSLSIAAMRRGDLIHLRLSRAADAGAAAQAATARPAAPAPAQPARPAAPAPVHAAAPSYRTPEPAPAPAYRTPEPAASQPYRTPEPAVAQVARAPEPAAARPVAAPARTFTGAGRELAVLLEEGRRGLASDVHIIAERPPLFRFAGELMAQGPVLDATTVEKLLLPVVPERLRPVLEREGSCDFSLETPEMGRFRVNVSRQRTGLKGTFRLIAREVPTLESLGLPADIAKATHHHQGLIVITGPSGHGKTSTLAALVDLINRETSHHVLTVEDPVEFVHPRKRALISQREVGSHTKTFASALKGSLREDPDVIVVGELRDTETVRMALSAAETGHLLISTMNTPSAAKTIDRLIDLFPPGDQQQVRLSLSSGLRLIVSQRLMPSADGKGLVAAAEVLPGSVSLGNLIRDNKTFQIPSLQQRGKSLGIIRFEDSLADLVRAGKVKLEVAKGFADNPDELEAVVTGRRAGATVAAPETQQDSARLLSKMGSLMGRKGS comes from the coding sequence ATGAAATCGCTCGCAGAACTGTTGCGGCACCTGTCGCGTCCGGGTGTCACCGAGTTGACCCTGGCCACCGGCCGGCCGCCGATGATCCGCGGCGCCAATGGCTATGAGCCGGTGGACCCCACCAACGCCACGGCCGAGGACATCACTCGCGCCCTGCAGGCCATGGTGGGCGTGGCCCGGGCCTCCACCGTCACGGAGACGCCGGTCCAGTGGTCCGTCAACGCCACCGGCCTGGGCTCGCTGTCCATCGCCGCCATGCGGCGAGGGGACCTCATCCACCTGCGCCTCAGCCGGGCCGCCGACGCGGGGGCCGCCGCCCAGGCCGCCACCGCGCGTCCCGCAGCGCCTGCGCCCGCGCAGCCCGCGCGTCCCGCTGCCCCAGCGCCCGTGCACGCCGCGGCACCGTCCTACCGCACGCCCGAGCCCGCCCCTGCTCCGGCATACCGCACGCCCGAGCCCGCTGCGTCGCAGCCCTACCGCACGCCCGAGCCCGCCGTGGCCCAAGTAGCCCGTGCGCCCGAGCCCGCGGCGGCCCGTCCGGTGGCCGCGCCGGCCCGGACCTTCACGGGCGCGGGGCGCGAGCTGGCCGTGTTGCTGGAGGAAGGCCGCCGGGGCCTGGCCAGCGACGTGCACATCATCGCGGAGCGCCCGCCCCTCTTCCGCTTCGCGGGCGAGCTGATGGCGCAGGGCCCGGTACTGGACGCGACGACGGTGGAGAAGCTGCTGCTGCCGGTGGTGCCGGAGCGGCTGCGGCCCGTGCTGGAGCGCGAGGGCAGCTGTGACTTCTCCCTGGAGACGCCGGAGATGGGGCGCTTCCGGGTCAACGTCAGCCGCCAGCGCACCGGCCTCAAGGGCACCTTCCGGCTGATTGCGCGGGAAGTGCCCACGCTGGAGTCGCTGGGCCTGCCCGCGGACATCGCCAAGGCCACGCACCACCACCAGGGACTCATCGTCATCACCGGTCCATCCGGCCACGGAAAGACGAGCACGCTGGCGGCGCTCGTGGACCTCATCAACCGCGAGACGTCCCACCACGTGCTCACCGTGGAGGACCCGGTGGAGTTCGTCCACCCGCGCAAGCGCGCGCTCATCAGCCAGCGCGAGGTGGGCTCGCACACCAAGACGTTCGCCAGCGCGCTCAAGGGCAGCCTGCGTGAAGACCCGGATGTCATCGTGGTGGGCGAGCTGCGCGACACGGAGACGGTGCGCATGGCGCTGTCCGCAGCCGAGACGGGCCACCTGCTCATCAGCACCATGAACACGCCGAGCGCGGCGAAGACCATCGACCGGCTCATCGACCTCTTCCCGCCGGGGGACCAGCAGCAGGTGCGCCTGTCGCTGTCCAGCGGCCTGCGGCTCATCGTCAGCCAGCGCCTGATGCCAAGCGCGGACGGCAAGGGGCTGGTGGCCGCGGCGGAGGTGCTGCCGGGCTCAGTGTCGCTGGGCAACCTCATCCGCGACAACAAGACGTTCCAGATTCCCTCGCTCCAGCAGCGCGGCAAGAGCCTGGGCATCATCCGCTTCGAAGACTCGCTTGCGGACCTGGTGCGCGCCGGGAAGGTGAAGCTGGAGGTCGCCAAGGGCTTCGCGGACAACCCAGACGAGTTGGAGGCGGTGGTGACGGGCAGGCGGGCCGGCGCCACCGTGGCCGCGCCGGAGACGCAGCAGGATAGCGCGAGGCTGCTCAGCAAGATGGGCTCGCTGATGGGAAGGAAGGGCTCCTGA
- a CDS encoding regulatory protein RecX → MDEARGGPDKKKERGPKRPRKVSPTYLENAALHYLKRYAATKSQLQRVLLRRVDRSIKFHGGERGEALAWVEALVAKLVRNGLLNDEAYAQMKAHSLRASGRSTRVIAQKLRLKGVPAEVVAKKVADATHEVSEEDAARIWARKKRLGPFRTQPGTREENRKRDLAALARAGFSFGIAKKVIDSNPA, encoded by the coding sequence ATGGATGAGGCGCGGGGAGGACCCGACAAGAAGAAGGAGCGCGGCCCGAAGCGGCCCCGGAAGGTGTCCCCCACCTACCTGGAGAACGCGGCGCTGCACTACCTGAAGCGTTACGCGGCGACGAAGAGCCAGTTGCAGCGCGTGCTGCTGCGCCGGGTGGACCGCTCCATCAAGTTCCACGGAGGTGAGCGCGGCGAGGCGCTGGCCTGGGTGGAGGCGCTGGTCGCGAAGCTGGTGCGCAACGGCCTGCTCAACGACGAGGCCTATGCCCAGATGAAGGCGCACTCACTGCGCGCCTCGGGCCGTAGCACGCGGGTGATTGCCCAGAAGCTGCGCCTCAAGGGCGTCCCCGCGGAAGTCGTGGCGAAGAAGGTCGCCGACGCCACCCACGAGGTGTCCGAGGAAGATGCCGCGCGAATCTGGGCGCGGAAGAAGCGGCTGGGTCCCTTCCGCACGCAGCCCGGCACCCGGGAGGAGAATCGGAAGCGGGACCTGGCCGCGCTGGCCCGGGCGGGCTTCTCCTTCGGCATCGCGAAGAAGGTCATCGACTCCAACCCGGCCTGA
- a CDS encoding type IV pilus twitching motility protein PilT — MTTPRLAVLFDVLLEQKGSDLHLGIGYPPMGRIRGELVPLREQPLTAAEMQALLFEICSPEQQRQIVEDLDLDFAYSYGTKARFRANYFNKMTGLAAVFRTIPSKVLSLEDLKTPEVVRKLSERRSGLVLVTGPTGSGKSTTLAAMINHINKTRPAHVLTIEDPVEFVHESMRAQVTHREVGPHASSFATAIRSAGREDPNVILIGELRTNETMKLALQLASFGVLVFATVHTNSAPATIDRIINAFPADEQQQVRGMLAESLAGIVAQQLIKTADGKGRVAALEILVGGPAIASMIREGKVFQIASKMQAGQGQGMQTLDMHLERLVKDDVITPEAALEKAQDKENLAKIISRLKPDWQVPESLKSLG; from the coding sequence ATGACGACGCCCCGTCTGGCGGTCCTGTTCGATGTGCTGCTGGAGCAGAAGGGCAGCGACCTGCACCTGGGCATCGGCTACCCGCCCATGGGCCGCATCCGCGGCGAGCTGGTGCCGCTGCGCGAGCAGCCCCTCACCGCGGCGGAGATGCAGGCGCTGCTCTTCGAAATCTGCTCGCCGGAGCAGCAGCGGCAGATTGTCGAGGACCTGGACCTGGACTTCGCCTACAGCTACGGGACGAAGGCCCGCTTCCGCGCCAACTACTTCAACAAGATGACGGGCCTGGCGGCCGTCTTCCGCACCATCCCCAGCAAGGTGCTGTCGCTGGAGGACCTGAAGACGCCGGAGGTGGTGCGCAAGCTGTCGGAGCGCCGCAGCGGGCTGGTGCTCGTCACCGGCCCCACGGGCAGCGGCAAGTCCACCACGCTGGCCGCGATGATCAACCACATCAACAAGACGCGGCCCGCGCACGTGCTCACCATCGAAGACCCGGTGGAGTTCGTGCACGAGTCCATGCGGGCGCAGGTGACGCACCGGGAAGTGGGCCCGCATGCGTCCAGCTTCGCCACCGCCATCCGCTCAGCGGGCCGCGAGGACCCCAACGTCATCCTCATTGGCGAGCTCCGCACCAACGAGACGATGAAGCTGGCGCTCCAGTTGGCGAGCTTCGGCGTGCTGGTGTTCGCCACGGTGCACACCAACAGCGCGCCGGCCACCATCGACCGCATCATCAACGCCTTCCCCGCGGACGAGCAGCAGCAGGTGCGCGGCATGCTGGCGGAGAGCCTGGCGGGCATCGTCGCCCAGCAACTCATCAAGACGGCGGACGGCAAGGGCCGCGTGGCCGCGCTGGAAATCCTGGTGGGTGGGCCCGCCATCGCCTCCATGATTCGCGAGGGCAAGGTGTTCCAGATTGCCTCGAAGATGCAGGCGGGCCAGGGCCAGGGCATGCAGACACTGGACATGCACCTGGAGCGGCTGGTGAAGGATGACGTGATTACGCCCGAGGCCGCGCTGGAGAAGGCCCAGGACAAGGAGAACCTGGCCAAGATCATCTCCCGCCTCAAGCCGGACTGGCAGGTGCCGGAGTCCCTGAAGTCGCTGGGCTAG
- a CDS encoding VOC family protein yields MKKPAVGSVGWMDLTVKDAVAVRDFYKDVAGWSATGLDMGGYEDFVMMPPGGGETPAGGICHARGKNADIPSGWMMYITVADLEQSLERVTAMGGRVLGTIRGSAKTGRFCFIEDPSGTACALYQSGSD; encoded by the coding sequence ATGAAGAAGCCAGCGGTGGGGAGCGTGGGTTGGATGGACCTCACGGTGAAGGACGCCGTGGCGGTGAGGGACTTCTACAAGGACGTGGCGGGCTGGTCCGCCACCGGCCTGGACATGGGCGGCTACGAGGACTTCGTCATGATGCCCCCGGGCGGCGGCGAGACGCCCGCCGGAGGCATCTGCCACGCGCGAGGCAAGAACGCGGACATCCCCAGTGGGTGGATGATGTACATCACCGTGGCGGACCTGGAGCAGAGCCTGGAGCGCGTCACTGCGATGGGGGGCCGGGTGCTCGGGACGATTCGCGGCTCCGCCAAGACGGGCCGCTTCTGCTTCATCGAAGACCCGTCCGGCACGGCGTGCGCGCTCTACCAGTCAGGGAGCGACTGA